The bacterium genome contains the following window.
GCTTGCTCGAAAAGCGGAATCCGAGTCTCGTCCCATAGCTCCTTGCCGAAGAGGAAGGGCGAATTGGCGGCCAAGGCCACCAGCGGCCCCGAGGCGATCATCGAGGCGTTGAAGAAGCGCCGGGCCCGGCGGTGATCGACTTGGAGATGAACCTGCAGCGAGGTCGCCGCGGCCTCGAGCATGACGTCGCGGTGCTCGAGATCGAGGCGCTCGGGCCCCTGGATCGCGATGCGAAAGGGCCGGCCCTGGCGCAGCTCGAGCAACCGTTCGTTGAGGGCCCGGTAGCGCATCAGCGGCGAAATATTTCCCAAGTGCAAGTCGGAGGCGCTCAGGCTCGGCAAGGTTCCGATCATCAGCAAATGGCAGTGCCGGGCCGAGGCCCGGGCTTCGGCCAAGCCGAGCAGCCGCCGCAGCTCGCCTTCCATGATCGAAAGGACCTTGCCCCGCAGGTCGTGGGGATCGCTGTTCATTTCCAGGTTGAAGCGGGAGAGCTCGGCGACCAGATGAGGGTCCTCGACCCTGGCGAGCAGCTCTTGGTTGCGCGGGGTCGGATGGCCGCCGTCGTCGATCAGGGAAAACTCCAGCTCGAAGCCGATGCTCTCGCCTTCGGCGGAGAAGGCCCCACGGTCGAAGTAGGAGCGCAGGGCCGCGGTCTCGGCCCGAAGCCGCGTCTCGAAACGCGCGAAATCCTCGGGGCTGAACCGGCATTGAGGAATCTCGCCGCCCATTTCCCGATGTTAACACGGTATTTTCAGGGTTGGGTAGCGCTGCGCAGATAGCCCAGCAAGGCGTCCATTTCCTGGGGCGAAATCATCATTTTCGGCATTTGGATCTTGTATTGCTCCTTGAGGCCCCGGGCGATGGGGTCGCTGGCCACCATCGCCACCGGATCGGAGACGTAGGCCCGGATCCAGGCCTCTTCCCGCCGGGCGAAGAGGCCTTTCAAATCGGGCCCGGCCTTGGGGCCTTCGCCGATGCTATGGCAGGAATAGCAGCCCTTGGCCTTGAACAGCCGGGCGCCTTCCACCGCCGGCGCCGAGCCGCTTTCCGGGGCCGCGCCGCCGCCGCAGGCCGCCAGCAGGAGAAGAAGAAGGATCGTCCCGATTCGCATGGGCCTCGGTTAGCGAAAGGCTTTTCGCTCGTCAAGGCCGGCCTATTATTTGTAGTGTAGGGGCGACCCTTGCGGTCGCCCTATCGGCAGCGGAGGCAAGGCTCTTGCCGCGGGCACCCGCAAGGGGTGCCCCTACAACAGGAATACGATTATGAAATTCGGCCCGCGTGCCCTGCGCCGCTTGCTCAACTTCTACCCGCCCTACCTCTTCACCCGGACCC
Protein-coding sequences here:
- a CDS encoding glutamate--cysteine ligase, translated to MGGEIPQCRFSPEDFARFETRLRAETAALRSYFDRGAFSAEGESIGFELEFSLIDDGGHPTPRNQELLARVEDPHLVAELSRFNLEMNSDPHDLRGKVLSIMEGELRRLLGLAEARASARHCHLLMIGTLPSLSASDLHLGNISPLMRYRALNERLLELRQGRPFRIAIQGPERLDLEHRDVMLEAAATSLQVHLQVDHRRARRFFNASMIASGPLVALAANSPFLFGKELWDETRIPLFEQATGLDGGRADSPDHLARVSFGGGYLKDSILECFEENLERYPVLLPVLSGAPESEWSHLRLHNGTIWRWNRPLVVPDPEQGAHIRIEHRAMAAGPTPADVVANIAAYLGLVHHLESLPEPPEESLPFEAAKENFYRAAREGLAAELQWIDGQKHRASELWREQLLPASVEALQALDLDEDDLEHYLNRVAGERLQGGQNGAQWQREWVAAHGRNFARLARAYADRQIQGSPVAEWKV
- a CDS encoding cytochrome c — encoded protein: MRIGTILLLLLLAACGGGAAPESGSAPAVEGARLFKAKGCYSCHSIGEGPKAGPDLKGLFARREEAWIRAYVSDPVAMVASDPIARGLKEQYKIQMPKMMISPQEMDALLGYLRSATQP